The Chlorocebus sabaeus isolate Y175 chromosome 9, mChlSab1.0.hap1, whole genome shotgun sequence genome includes a window with the following:
- the LOC103237808 gene encoding aldo-keto reductase family 1 member C1-like isoform X2 — MDSKHQRVKLNDGHFMPVLGFGTYAPAEVPKDKALEATKLAIEVGFRHVDCAHIYNNEEQVGLAIRSKIADGTVKREDIFYTSKLWCNSHRPELVRPALERSLKNLQLDYVDLYLIHFPVSLKVGSFVIKFISLLLSS, encoded by the exons ATGGATTCGAAACATCAGCGTGTGAAGCTGAATGATGGCCACTTCATGCCCGTCCTGGGATTTGGCACCTATGCGCCTGCAgag GTTCCTAAAGATAAAGCTCTAGAGGCCACCAAACTGGCGATAGAAGTTGGGTTCCGCCATGTTGATTGTGcacatatttataataatgagGAGCAGGTTGGACTGGCCATCCGAAGCAAGATTGCAGATGGCACTGTGAAGAGAGAAGACATCTTCTACACTTCAAAG CTTTGGTGCAATTCCCATCGACCAGAGTTGGTCCGACCAGCCTTGGAAAGGTCACTGAAAAATCTCCAATTGGACTATGTTGACCTTTATCTTATTCATTTTCCAGTGTCTCTAAAGGTAGGTAGTTTTGTGAtcaaatttatttcacttttgttgtcatcataa